CGGCAGAGATTGTCGTCGCCGGCGCCGGAATCGGGTTGACGGAGGAGTTTAGAGATTTGTGCGGCGGTTTCGGTGTCACGGAGGAGGCAGGCTGCCGGAGTTTCGGAGGAAGATAGTGAAGGAGGGACGGAAGGGAGAATGGAAGATAATGATTGGATTGCGTCGTGAGCTTTTGTGTAGGAATCTGACCATCGGATGTGTGGTTTGTTTGCGGTGGTGGAGGAGTCTGTATCTTGGTCGCCGGCAGCCGTGGTGACGGCGGAGGGAGCGGTGGCGGTGGTGGGGGTTTCGTCGGACATTGATATTGTATTGGAAGGGGAAAATGTTAATTAGAGGGAAATTGATTATTGAAGGTAATTATGGAGATTAAGGGATTTAACTTTTTGTAGTtaaagagaaaattaaggaaTGAAAAGTGGATCTTAATACATTTAGTTTGTTTAGAAATTAAAAGGAATGTAATTAGATAcatcataataaaattaatgtatgaaagaaaaatatcgAAGTAAAACAATCATGTTGACATAACGAAAAAGAGATAGTAACaatgaaattgaagaatatgacaATACGagaataataacaagaatataaataagaaaaattagtgAACATTTGAATATGTGCTAATCTTATCTCTCGAGTTCTACACACATCTATTTAGGATCaatatgtgtttggataaaaagAATCGCAATATCGTGCCTCCCGATCTTCAATATCTCCACCtctcataatatttattataatgatatatacatacttaaaaaataatcttttactcacattataaaataaaaaaacaaataaagattAAAGCTAAACATCGCAAAGAGCATTTATATTAATTGTACTCCCGATGCTCTAATTGCTCTGCCTTCCTATACGATTTGTCTTACATGACttacaaataatttatataagatattttatttacgtatgaaacacaaaaaaagaaaaatgagtaaatagtttatttatttttctgaaaaatatattcttttcatGAGAAACACACCAAAACTATTCAATATGTAGTGATACATGTATCTATGAAGTGTATATGAATCATTTGCATTTCTGCCCCTATTTcttgttgatttttattttttgtctcttaagatgaattatttttttttgcagtatataagtttataattttacatcataatatttcaaaaattatcttttatgtttaatttttacaGGTAAAAACAAAGATTAACTCATTAATTAAAGGGAAAATCATGCaataaatgtgtatatatatgtatatgtagtTCATATTAGATTTGAAGGTCCAAAACATTAGGAAGcccaagaaaaaagaaaagagcaagAATTATCCAAGGTAATTCTTCATACtaataaataaagtttttataatataatcaaaGGTAATATATTGTAAATATGTAACTGCATCTAACTTAATTaatccttattaattaaattacaacaTTACTATGTGAAGCTAAACTATTTTACGTCTTTCAAAAATATTGCACAATAGATCTATATGTAAAAAAAGGAAGTCaacttgaaattatattttagtatgtatatgcatatatttaagattttttatgattgaaaattatatttagtgTGTGATGATAATACACCGACTGGGTTATTAACTACTATAAAATTAGTTTGAATTTTGACTACAAAAACTTACATGGTGaaatataaatagtaaatgCAGCAATAAGTTATTTGACATATTATATTTAACTTAATTGATcagaattgtatttttttaagtattttttggtATGGTACCaagtatgaaaatatttttaaggataataaaattatctctaATTCATTAGTTTATCTTAGTTTAATTTGAATTGTTCTTAAATAATTTGTTatgcaataaataattattacgAAATATGTATAATGTATTTATCAAATTGGTACAGTGTTGACATTCTTCTACTTTGACccgaacaaaaaaaaataacaaaaagaactTTATCAATCACTAGTAAAATTAAAGATTATCATGTGCTAAGCATAAGTATGAACAGCTTCAATGAAAGCAACATCCAAATTTTACTTTGATTTTCATTATCCATTGACTAATTTCATTTAATTGGGTGGTTTAAATTGAACATGACCTTTATGTAGcaatcacaataattaaaaacttCAAGGTTTTGTTACCATATTCACAAACTAGTTGAACTAACTGTCCTTTTGGTCCATccaacaaaattatttgttacTTTCTCTCCAAAATGAATGGAAAAAAAGagggaaatttaaataaatatttctatttttaccTAGGATTCTTTTAATTTGCCAATGAGATAAAAGTAATtcgatttcctttttattatatttgtatgaaaGTGAAAGTAAAGTAACTTCAACTATAGATGTCATTTTAATGGCAGACATAAACCATGTATGGTAGGTATACCTTATAGAAAAGTAGAATCATTTGGAATCTTTTCAATTAAATTACTTGTTGTTTCTTTAAGTTATAATATtgtatatcataataataatccaAAAGAACTTGGAAAATTAATGAACATGGCATAAAAAggcaaaaaaggaaaacaaagccTTCATTAAACTAAATCATCTTCTCAATGATGACAAACAAGTCTACAACATCATAATCTCTCAAGATACACCTTGcataatatttttatgcaaAATTAGACCAAGAGAAAAAAAGATAGCAAAgtatacatatagtaaaaaaagaaaaatcccCAATTACTCATATTACATGgggaaataattaaaataaaagatcaaACTCCTCTCTCCATCCAAATCAAAGGGCTTAAGAAACAAAGCACCAAAGTCATGATCAAGAATACAACACTTTCATAGTGAGACATTGATCTTGAAAAAAAACCCCAAATATGTAACTAAGTAAAAGGCCATTCATAATTAGACCTTTTGTCAAAATCCTCTAAATCTTGGTTAGCTAATAATTAAGAGGATTGCTTAGTTTCTAAGGCAAACCAACTAATTTTACAAAGATCCTAATTGGATGGAATTAAATGACATGCATATGATATCCATCCATTTTCATGCTTAGTAATTTTTACCTCCTTTTTTCATATGAAAAGGATATATAAAGCATATGTTACTATCTAAACTTAATCAAACCAGTAGCGAGATGGATGAAATTCCTCCACCTTCAGGTAACTTAACTCCTGATGGGAGCACTTGTTTTTCCCTGTAACGGGCCCTACACAGCTCGAATCCAAATTAGTCGAGCCAGTAAATTTCACGAGGGAGAAAAAGGAATACTACACTAGATAAAAGTGAGCTAATTATAAAGGTgggaaaagaaggaaaaccaCTACATGTTGGTCAATGATGATTGGTGAACAACTTTTTGATACTTTGAAGTAGTATCAATGCCTTCACCAATGTTAAAACCAGCCCCAACAACATCCCTTTTTTGACCAAAACATGTTGTAGCACCGGGGGAGATTCCCCCGGTGCTACTACTCAGGGCAGAGTCCTGATGTAGCAAACGCGGAGTAGGGGAGGCAATAGTGACCGGAGGAATGTCAATTGAATTGAGTTGTGGTGGTGGATGTTGCCATTGAGGCAGTGGTCCTGCTAGTAAAAGTGTTTGAAGTAATGGCCCTGCTTCCATCACAGCTTGCAAGAATTTCCCCTTCTCTGGCAATGGCTTCTTGATTACAACATTTTCAATTAAATCTTGGACTAATAATGGTGGTGAAACAACATTGTTTTCATCACAATCTGAGGAATTAGAAAGTACAcaaatgttgttgttgtggttagAGTCAACTACCCCTTTTAAAATAGGGTCATGTTCTTGATTGTCATGACTAATTGTTGTGCCACTAGAAATAGGTGCACTTTCTATAACAACATTATTTTGGTTatgtttttgaaattgaaattgtacttgtacttgttgttgttgttgttgttggagcAATTGTTGTTGTAGTATAATTTTCTCCATTCCAATCCTTTGACATTTGCCTTGTATTTCATCTCTTTCTTTCATAACTCTAGTCAATAGATCCTTAAGTTGCAAAATCTCCTCATCTTTTCTTGCAAGTTCCTCATGAGCTGAAATCACAGTATTCTCCAATTCCAATGTTGTGTACACCAATGAATGCTTCAATTCTTCTATCCCCTATCAAATATCCCAAATCCACATTAATTACACAACGAAAAAATCGAGCATTTTAAGTTATATTGctcaaaacttttaaaaaatagtgaCAGATGCATGTCAGATCCTTCAAAAACAGTACAATAAAGTACATTATTTTGGAGAACTATATTCAAAACTGATGCGACATTGATTTTggagagtctgagcaacataatGAACATTAGTGactgacaaaaaaaataatcaagaaactaAGAATGTTAGTTAAAAGAATCAAGAAACTAGGAAGTTAGTTAAAAATTTACCTCTTCTAGGTAGTAGTTATAAGGCCAACTAAGAGGGCTACATTGATCTTCCATTTttttgtctctctctctctctttcttgtaAATGTGTTTGGCTATTGAAAGAGGTTAAAACAAAAGAGGGTacataaaaaaagaagttgaggGTTTTTGAGACTTACTTATATAAACTAAAGTTTAGTTTGCTTTTTTATAATGCTACCATAGTAATAGTAGTACTATTGCTactttatctttattattattgttgttattatctCACTATAAGAGAGGCAAAATGTTTGTGGAGAAAAAACACAAAaggccaaaaaagaaaaagagaagggaAAAAGGGGTTATAGTGGATATAAATCACAAATATAATCTTGCTACTTATACTTGTTACTATAAGATTCTTAGTACACAAGAgggacattttttttttttttttttaaaaaactgttTTTAAAAGTAAAGAGGGAATGTGAACTAAAGAATCCAATTTGGGGACTAATGGGGGCTACAATGAATCTCCTTcctatgcaaaaaaaaaaaaaaagaagaaagaaacacACATGAATGAACACATTAATTAAAAGCAGTGTcacatttttgacaaaaaatatttttgtctggggtttcaaaagttttttattttttgcatagtcttgattaagaaaaaaaaattggtaatttagtatttttagtatatatttttatcaaatgataaatcattaatttagataaatatttcatcagaTATTGACTCGTCAGTAAAAAGATTtcgataaaaatatattgaatacattatcgataaattttaattttgatgtatttGAATGTGAAACTTTATTCATATATACTAGTgaaaatcttcttcttctttttcttcttctttttttaatatacatgTCAACTTTAAATCATGGCAAGATTCATCTAGAAATAATACCTCATTCACAAGATTTAGATTACACACAATCAAGTTTGTTCAATTACAATATAAACTAAGAATTTGTAattaatacatttaattattatatattttaaattcaagCAAAAAAGTTCCctaacaaattaaagaaatatatataggATTTGGCTTGCAAATCTTGAATTAAAGATTTGTTTTGGACTCTTATACCAAACAAGtggaataataatatataatggaTCCAAGCTAGTCTGAAAATGTTGATTTATCCACaaatacatttttttccttAGGTTCACACATTTATAAGAATTTAAAGGGTTGATAAATTAGGACTATAGGACTTGTGCATGTGGACAGTGGACTTAgacaaataagtaaataaataaataaatgaaatgaaaataattccTTTATTATGAGTATgtgtatcataatttttttagggcaactttcacatatagcaaacaaaaaaatcatatttgtataatatagcaaactttgcataattgcgctccatagcaaacataaaaactgtataattcgctatacatataaaagtgtataattcgctggcctaaattgtataattcgctagcctatttcgctgcaattgtataattagctttgcatacagttgaatcgaattaaaatgtatgtatattgcataattataagtgtatagcaagaagatatatgtttttctcgctttatacaaaaacagaaacacaatatatacacttctgttgtataaagctagaaaaaattgtatttcactgcaattgtataattcacaattgtataattctttggcctttttctctgcaatatttgaagtaaaatgtttgtaaattatataattaagtgtataacacgaagatatacatttttgcatgtgtatatacaattttctctcgctttatacaaaacagaaacagaaattatacacttctgtgtataaagcgagagaggcgagaatgggagagtggcgagcgagacttctgggagagagacgcctggcaaatttttgtcaatgtttgctatggagcacaattaaatcaaaccctagctattcaatttaatttaggttattagtttgctattttatacaattttcccactTTTTTATCACCGGCGTATCTAGAttaatttgtaaatatttcaattaatttaataaaatatatgttattttttattaatataggtATTGAATATCGTTAAACATGCTGGTGGAATGAAACTCTAATAATTTTCAACACACTTTATTTTGACCATTTATTATTACATTAAACCATTTTTGGGTGCTCGATCAAATTATGTATATCTACGATGATAGAATAGAATGGACTACGGAGCCATCTCTTTAGctacaaatttaataaaatttaataattttaatttaaatcttataatttcaatgtatcatcataaatataagaatatataattcaaaattcataaattaaaaattctaatttgGACAATATATAATGATAGAATATTGAAAGTTGTGGAATATTTAATGTAATAAACTATTTGgtcaaaataaaagataaaggTAAGTAATGATGGGAATGACACACATATTCCATctaaggaatttttttttttaatttttttgctttgATAGTATATGCTTATTGTTAACCTTTTTGACtctaataaagataaaattgtATGGACTAGGAATCATAGGTTATATCTAATTAATtctgaattatttttttcactttttttttttttgccgcATTGTGAAAGCGACCTCGTATTCTCTTTTTCATTGTAAGCCAAAAATTCTTAAAAGGTGGTGCCTTGCATTTGtgtttaaatttttagaaattaatttgAGTTTAAATAGAATTGATAATTGAtcgaaaataattaatatatctcATAAAAATAGAGACTAAAGTTTATGTATATCCTATCATCTCTagattatatgtataaaattgtaCTGAGatattattatgtatatgtgtatTATTTTTGGTGAAAAAGTTATAGAATCGATAATTGAtcgaaaataattaatatatccCACAAAAATAAAGAGTAAGTTTATATATATCCTATCATCTCTagattatatgtataaaattatactGCGATATTattgtgtatatgtatattattttttgcgAAAAAAGTTATCTTAAGATTGCCTCATAAACACACTATTTGTAATGTTATACTTTTTTGTTGAAAGATTTCACTTACTTGATAACATTATGAACAATTTAACTTAGCAAAATCTTAATTTCCTcaagtaattaaaaattaatttctttttaactaTTTCTCTCTTTAAAATTCCGTTAGAATTCAAGGGCAAAACGAGACTTTTTACTAATGATATAAGTAATACtaaactaaaaattttatcaaaggTGAAACTGTTGAATTTTCAAGTAATACAATGACAAGTTCGAATCTTCATAACAAAACCTTTTATATAactaaatttatcttttatatgtaaattatttaaattaatataaatattcgaTACGAGtaaattttttgagattttggAGGGAAGATATAATGTTTATAGGGAGAAGGGATTAATGGTAGGGACAACATGAAAACCTTTTAGAGAATAAAGTAGgtatttttggagaaaaataaataaataacggCTTCTATTTTGACTCAATTTATTcacaatttgttttttttt
The DNA window shown above is from Solanum lycopersicum chromosome 11, SLM_r2.1 and carries:
- the LOC101263962 gene encoding uncharacterized protein → MEDQCSPLSWPYNYYLEEGIEELKHSLVYTTLELENTVISAHEELARKDEEILQLKDLLTRVMKERDEIQGKCQRIGMEKIILQQQLLQQQQQQQVQVQFQFQKHNQNNVVIESAPISSGTTISHDNQEHDPILKGVVDSNHNNNICVLSNSSDCDENNVVSPPLLVQDLIENVVIKKPLPEKGKFLQAVMEAGPLLQTLLLAGPLPQWQHPPPQLNSIDIPPVTIASPTPRLLHQDSALSSSTGGISPGATTCFGQKRDVVGAGFNIGEGIDTTSKYQKVVHQSSLTNM